The following proteins are encoded in a genomic region of Salinibacter grassmerensis:
- a CDS encoding GTP-binding protein: MDPVLKEEIEKRRTFAIISHPDAGKTTLTEKLLLKGGAIHEAGEIKARKADRFAMSDWMTM; the protein is encoded by the coding sequence GTGGATCCGGTTCTCAAGGAAGAAATCGAAAAGCGGCGGACATTTGCCATCATTAGTCACCCGGACGCGGGCAAGACGACCCTTACCGAAAAGCTTCTCTTGAAGGGAGGCGCCATTCACGAGGCCGGCGAGATCAAGGCCCGCAAGGCCGACCGCTTCGCGATGAGCGACTGGATGACGATGGA